A genomic segment from Aspergillus puulaauensis MK2 DNA, chromosome 1, nearly complete sequence encodes:
- a CDS encoding uncharacterized protein (BUSCO:EOG09260OLB;~COG:Q;~EggNog:ENOG410PIU0;~InterPro:IPR017210,IPR019236;~PFAM:PF09949): MSDYGSPSSWGSGYGSGTRRKKVFDYFKAANELRQSYAASWTAQRNAARDFDEEYLNTPGAFPDVEIARAGGEEMVIFPSYARRLDPERIAEMKRQKEQQQQQRDSIDSIDEYHGLDGAEEHDMQEWNIFDSANAVVAVDVRGWAYAPYRGPMTRKQRLVVALARRLSGVPAPSNNETGDGSNQDEERLPRMTEKREEEIVNTEAQSIIRNADKGNELNLKEASDTLEDSVPGRSPQRTPTTASVQSTQSTQSQLSKDELSIANANLMQRIRPFLSSPKAGMAVTVFFFNDEESQSKNILTNESGHFSVRASLSFVPTHVRVLASEDLSGVKEIEIIEPRGISMISDIDDTVKHSAIANGAKEMCRNVFVRDLSELTIDGVTDWYTELAKLGVDIHYVSNSPWQLYPLLDRFFKMVGLPPGSFHLKQYSGMLQGIFEPTAERKKGALEQILGDFPDRKFILVGDSGEADLEVYTDIVMANPGRILGVFIRDITTSERATFFEKSVKEHTPSRMRSTPELVDRTDSAPNRPTLPPRPPRTSSDPALETKSAQSDDLIDLSDETQKPQNLRAPPTVPSKPSSLRSVTNTTDVTEGPREAVKRKPAPPLPRRRGGDSDSLSPGEPASGRSSPGDTGPGSKQAPPPPPPRRSNTGASSIGPTSQTSANANRSAPDRQPFRTSTTPSSRSSSPGNASLYPPPPRTLRSSGSNSSLNKTSTNNSESYPSSRTSTMNSATPRIPLGNKREELWRRRWERASEILGDKGVVLGSWRVGTDAKDVSLWLVKEAMKETPTGKEKMKEAEKESRQEVSGNGL, from the coding sequence ATGTCAGACTACGGGTCTCCGTCGTCGTGGGGAAGTGGTTATGGATCAGGGACGCGGCGGAAGAAGGTGTTTGACTATTTCAAGGCGGCGAATGAGCTGCGGCAGTCGTATGCGGCGTCGTGGACGGCGCAGCGGAATGCAGCCCGGGATTTTGATGAGGAGTATTTGAATACTCCTGGGGCGTTTCCGGATGTTGAGATCGCGCGGGCTGGGGGTGAGGAGATGGTTATTTTCCCCAGCTATGCGAGGCGGTTGGATCCGGAGCGGATAGCGGAAATGAAGAGACaaaaagagcagcagcagcagcagcgtgaCTCGATCGATTCGATTGATGAGTACCATGGGCTGGATGGGGCGGAAGAACACGACATGCAGGAGTGGAATATCTTTGATTCTGCaaatgctgttgttgcggttgaTGTACGGGGCTGGGCGTATGCGCCTTATCGTGGGCCCATGACTCGGAAGCAGCGGCTGGTGGTTGCGCTGGCTCGACGATTAAGTGGTGTACCTGCTCCTAGCAACAATGAGACTGGGGACGGATCGAATCAGGATGAGGAACGATTACCGCGGATGACTGAGAaaagggaggaggagatcgTCAATACGGAGGCGCAATCGATCATTCGAAATGCCGACAAGGGCAATGAGTTGAACTTGAAAGAGGCTTCGGATACTCTTGAGGACAGTGTCCCTGGTCGCAGTCCACAGcgaacaccaacaacagcatcagtTCAGTCTACGCAGTCGACACAGTCGCAGCTAAGCAAGGATGAGCTTTCCATTGCAAATGCTAACCTTATGCAACGGATACGGCCATTCCTGTCGAGCCCAAAGGCTGGGATGGCGGTgactgttttctttttcaacgATGAAGAAAGCCAGTCAAAGAATATCTTGACGAACGAGTCGGGACATTTCTCTGTTCGAGCGTCACTGTCCTTCGTCCCTACGCACGTCCGTGTCCTTGCTTCGGAGGACCTTTCTGGTGTGAAGGAAATTGAAATCATTGAACCCAGGGGGATCAGTATGATCAGTGATATTGATGACACGGTGAAGCACTCTGCCATTGCGAATGGAGCGAAAGAAATGTGCCGTAATGTATTCGTCCGCGACCTGTCGGAGCTGACCATTGATGGTGTTACCGACTGGTATACTGAATTGGCCAAACTAGGCGTGGACATTCATTACGTTTCTAATTCGCCATGGCAGCTTTACCCACTTCTAGATCGCTTCTTCAAGATGGTTGGGTTGCCGCCTGGCTCTTTTCATCTGAAGCAATATAGCGGCATGCTGCAAGGCATATTTGAACCTACTgcagagaggaagaagggtgcACTGGAACAGATTTTAGGGGACTTCCCGGACCGGAAGTTCATCTTAGTTGGAGACAGTGGGGAGGCCGATCTTGAGGTGTATACCGACATTGTCATGGCGAATCCGGGCAGAATACTCGGCGTATTCATACGCGATATCACCACATCGGAGCGCGCAACATTCTTTGAAAAGTCTGTCAAGGAGCACACGCCGTCTCGCATGCGCAGCACACCTGAACTGGTTGACCGTACCGATTCGGCGCCCAACAGGCCTACATTACCACCACGACCGCCGCGAACATCATCAGACCCAGCTCTAGAAACCAAATCTGCACAGAGCGACGACTTGATTGATCTTTCGGACGAAACCCAAAAACCGCAAAACTTACGAGCGCCACCTACCGTCCCCTCGAAGCCATCTTCGCTCCGCTCCGTTACAAATACCACTGATGTTACAGAAGGACCTAGGGAAGCCGTCAAACGCAAACCTGCGCCCCCTCTACCGAGACGGCGCGGCGGTGACTCGGACTCACTGTCACCCGGTGAACCTGCGTCGGGAAGGTCATCTCCTGGCGATACAGGACCAGGATCGAAACAagcaccgccgcctccgcctcctcgccGATCTAATACTGGAGCATCATCTATTGGCCCTACTTCTCAAACGAGCGCAAATGCGAATCGTTCGGCTCCAGATCGACAGCCATTCCGCACATCGACTACCCCTTCATCTCGatcctcttctccaggaaATGCCAGTCTATACCCACCCCCACCGCGCACTCTCCGATCATCAGGATCGAATTCCTCACTTAACAAAACCAGCACAAACAATTCAGAATCATACCCATCGTCTCGAACTTCGACGATGAATTCAGCAACTCCTCGCATTCCTCTAGGGAACAAACGGGAAGAGTTGTGGCGCAGACGCTGGGAACGAGCTAGCGAGATTTTAGGTGATAAAGGGGTGGTACTAGGTAGCTGGCGTGTCGGGACGGATGCAAAGGACGTAAGTCTTTGGCTGGTCAAAGAGGCAATGAAAGAGACACCGACtgggaaggagaaaatgAAGGAAGCGGAAAAGGAGAGCAGACAGGAAGTGTCTGGTAACGGCCTTTAA